A window from Temnothorax longispinosus isolate EJ_2023e chromosome 1, Tlon_JGU_v1, whole genome shotgun sequence encodes these proteins:
- the LOC139807896 gene encoding speckle-type POZ protein-like, whose amino-acid sequence MEQKVSSPFLPSYTKSYSQTRFEVTTSEYTWKIDQFGYLSEIVDTLNSPPFGENNQYKIQMNISRKDLLCAIRISIRTNTAFKGSCTTTIMHPPERARSEATFRYTVENISKMKDSQLSPAFYVRNLPWKIKVCPPRSSQTQERQRSLGFYLQCNGESESTSWSCYAVAELRLLSCKEGQEPFSRKIEHLFNSKENDWGFRHFMTWQAVLNPDRGFIKDDSITLEVHVVADAVLSSSAVLSSRSISCLISDMTLLIEVSDYSCISTEAFIIHCKIKNFHQLISNTIHMNLQASVPVFKEVKSLEDSTFEFASKDESFKFIVGEEEYDISKKKLCDTNSSYFKNICLTYKGREINMATVLTRNELQTFKQVLLYITTNSIDQGDYKMLKKLLTAADKYDVPTLKLTCQHYLLRSLTIENAVELVQLASSSNAKFLETHSVTY is encoded by the coding sequence ATGGAGCAGAAAGTATCTTCACCATTTTTACCTTCGTATACCAAAAGCTATTCTCAAACACGATTTGAAGTGACTACGTCTGAGTATACATggaaaattgatcaatttggATATCTCTCTGAAATCGTAGATACATTAAATTCTCCACCATTTGGAGAAAACAACCAGTATAAGATTCAAATGAATATTTCACGTAAAGATTTGCTATGTGCAATACGAATTTCAATACGTACTAATACAGCATTTAAAGGTTCATGTACTACTACTATAATGCATCCGCCTGAAAGGGCCAGATCGGAGGCTACTTTTCGATATACTGTTGAGAATATATCTAAGATGAAGGACTCGCAGTTGTCCCCTGCATTTTACGTTCGCAATTTACCATGGAAAATAAAGGTGTGTCCACCACGGTCAAGTCAGACACAGGAGAGACAGCGATCTCTTGGATTTTACCTTCAGTGTAATGGAGAGAGTGAATCTACATCTTGGAGTTGTTACGCTGTTGCTGAGCTGCGTCTTCTTTCTTGCAAAGAAGGACAAGAACCATTTAGCAGAAAAATTGAACACCTCTTCAACAGTAAAGAGAATGACTGGGGCTTTCGTCATTTTATGACATGGCAGGCTGTTTTAAATCCTGATAGAGGTTTTATAAAAGATGATTCAATCACGCTTGAGGTTCATGTAGTGGCTGATGCAGTTTTATCTTCAAGTGCAGTTTTATCATCAAGATCGATTTCGTGTCTTATTTCGGATATGACATTGTTAATTGAAGTTTCCGACTATTCGTGCATTTCTACAGAGGCGTTTATAATACATTGCAAGATcaaaaattttcatcaattGATAAGTAACACTATACACATGAATTTACAAGCATCTGTACCGGTATTTAAAGAGGTAAAATCTCTTGAAGATTCAACTTTTGAATTCGCGTCTAAGGATGAATCATTCAAATTTATAGTAGGAGAAGAAGAGTATGatatatcaaaaaaaaaattgtgcgaTACCAACAGTAGTTACTTTAAGAATATCTGTCTTACATATAAgggaagagaaataaatatggcAACGGTATTAACGAGAAATGAGTTACAAACTTTTAAACaggttttattatatattacaactaACTCCATTGATCAGGGTGATTATAAGAtgcttaaaaagttattaactgCAGCTGATAAATATGATGTAccaactttaaaattaacgtGTCAACATTATTTGTTACGCAGTCTTACGATTGAAAATGCCGTAGAACTTGTACAGCTCGCGTCCTCAtctaatgcaaaatttttagaaacgcATTCGGtaacttattaa
- the LOC139807912 gene encoding uncharacterized protein — MICIDSLHISLNRFLLLTVGLWPYQRSKLVQLQFTLLFSVLTTFILGQFATFLTSQCTPDLLINVLASALFYITFAIKYSSFSINVEVIKCLLEQLQDTCNELTDENEINIIKQYAIYAKRYTITFTLLVIFIAIILILYPIWSRVFYTLLSINETHARISPLLVTEYFVDKRYFYLIYFHTNAAFFIGLIAMIATGTMFIVYLQHACGMFRITCYRIARTMTLEILRKNSLQNEYLIYKGLICAVDMHRKAMKFSNSTISRFKIMFALSIMTGVMCGSLNIFLIFQMTSFKCDIEELLLRLIFMMYLLTYMFVGNYIAQKIMDHNNNVFVTVYNVQWYVAPLQIQKMILFLLQRGTKSFTMNIAGLFVGSLEGAATLLSTAISYFTVLHSMQN, encoded by the exons ATGATCTGTATCGACTCTTTACATATTAGCCTCAATCGGTTTCTATTACTCACAGTTGGTCTGTGGCCTTATCAAAGGTCTAAACTTGTTCAACTCCAGTTCACATTGCTTTTTAGTGTTTTGACGACTTTTATCCTAGGTCAa TTTGCAACATTTCTGACATCACAATGTACTCCAGATCTCCTCATTAATGTTCTTGCATCtgcattattttacattacctttgcaattaaatatagttCATTTAGTATTAACGTTGAAGTC ATAAAGTGTTTGCTGGAGCAACTGCAGGATACTTGTAACGAGTTAACTGACGAAAATGAAATCAATATCATAAAACAGTATGCTATCTATGCAAAACGTTACACGATTACGTTTACAT tgcttgttatatttatcgcaattattttaattttatacccAATTTGGTCGCGCGTTTTTTACACCTTACTGTCTATAAATGAAACTCACGCACGTATTTCGCCGCTGCTTGTGACAGAATACTTTGTCGATAAAAGATACTTCTACTTGATATATTTCCATACAAATGCAGCCTTTTTTATTGGGTTAATTGCAATGATAGCAACAGGAACAATGTTCATAGTTTACTTACAACATGCATGTGGAATGTTTCGAATTACCTG TTATCGTATCGCACGTACAATGACACTCGAAATTCTACGAAAAAACAGCTTGCAAAACGAATACTTGATATACAAGGGATTAATTTGTGCAGTGGATATGCATCGCAAAGCTATGAA attttctaACTCGACAATAtctagatttaaaataatgttcgcTCTTTCGATAATGACCGGTGTAATGTGCGGAagtcttaatatttttctg atttttcagATGACATCCTTTAAATGTGATATTGAAGAACTCttattacgattaatatttatgatgtATCTCTTGACTTACATGTTTGTAGGCAACTATATTGcgcaaaaaattatggatcataataataacgtttttGTCACCGT GTACAATGTTCAGTGGTACGTAGCTCCGttgcaaatacaaaaaatgatacTGTTTCTCTTGCAAAGAGGTACCAAGTCGTTCACTATGAATATTGCTGGATTGTTTGTGGGATCATTAGAAGGTGCTGCTACG TTACTGAGCACGGCAATATCGTATTTCACCGTTCTTCATTCGATGCAGAATTAA
- the LOC139807889 gene encoding speckle-type POZ protein-like, giving the protein MEQKVSSPFLPSYTKSCSQTSLEVTASDYTWKIDQFGHLSAIVDTLNSPPFGENNQYKIQMNILRKDLLCAIRISIRTNTAFSGSCTTTIMHPPERARSEATFRYTVENISKMKDSQLSPAFYVRNLPWKIKVWPSRSSETQERQPQRYLAFYLYCNEESESTESESTESESCYAIAELRLLSCKEGQEPFSRKFSRKRLFNSKNYWGYSNFMTWQDVLDPDRGFIKDDSITLEAHVVTDAVLLSRSFSGLISDMTLLIDVSDRSYISTEAFIIHCKIEHFHNLINNTIHMNLQPSAPVFKEVKSLEDSTFEFASKNESFKFIVGEEEYVISKKLLCDTNSSYFKYICRTHKEKEKDMTNELVTDNEVESFKQVLLYITTDSIDQGDYEMLKNLLTAADKYDVPSLKLTCQHYLLCSLTIENAVELMQLALSSNAKYLETHSATFFKFYMKEMRDTIAFKSLSQEDLNKIMELIEKSKFEVSTDQFSLSPPPPKKSKT; this is encoded by the coding sequence ATGGAACAGAAAGTATCTTCACCATTTTTACCTTCGTATACCAAGAGCTGTTCTCAAACATCGCTTGAAGTGACAGCGTCTGACTATACGTggaaaattgatcaatttggACATCTTTCTGCAATCGTAGATACATTAAATTCTCCACCATTTGGAGAAAACAACCAATACAAGAttcaaatgaatattttacgtaaaGATTTGTTATGTGCAATACGAATCTCAATACGTACTAATACAGCATTTAGCGGTTCATGTACTACTACTATAATGCATCCGCCTGAAAGGGCCAGATCGGAGGCTACTTTTCGATATACTGTTGAGAATATATCTAAGATGAAGGACTCGCAGTTGTCCCCTGCATTTTACGTTCGCAATTTACCATGGAAAATAAAGGTGTGGCCATCACGGTCAAGTGAGACACAGGAGAGACAGCCACAGCGATATCTTGCATTTTACCTTTATTGTAATGAAGAGAGTGAATCTACAGAGAGTGAATCTACAGAGAGTGAATCTTGTTACGCTATTGCTGAGCTGCGTCTTCTTTCTTGTAAAGAAGGACAAGAACCATTTAGCAGAAAATTTAGCAGAAAACGCCTCTTCAACAGTAAAAATTACTGGGGCTATAGTAATTTTATGACATGGCAGGATGTTTTAGATCCTGATAGAGGTTTCATAAAAGATGATTCAATCACGCTTGAGGCTCATGTAGTGACTGATGCAGTTTTATTGTCAAGATCGTTTTCGGGTCTTATATCGGATATGACATTGTTAATTGATGTCTCGGACCGCTCGTACATTTCTACAGAGGCGTTTATAATACATTGCaaaattgaacattttcaTAACCtgataaataatactataCACATGAATTTACAACCATCTGCACCGGTATTTAAAGAGGTAAAATCTCTTGAGGACTCAACTTTTGAATTCGCGTCTAAGAATGAATCATTCAAATTTATAGTAGGAGAAGAAGAGtatgttatatcaaaaaaattattgtgcgACACCAACAGTAGTTACTTTAAGTATATCTGTCGTACAcataaggaaaaagaaaaagatatgacAAATGAATTAGTAACGGATAATGAGGTAGAATCTTTTAAACAggttttgttatatattacaacTGATTCCATTGATCAGGGTGATTATGAGatgcttaaaaatttattaacagcagctgataaatatgatgtaccaagtttaaaattaacgtGTCAACATTATTTGTTATGCAGTCTTACGATTGAAAATGCCGTAGAACTTATGCAGCTTGCGTTGTCAtctaatgcaaaatatttagaaacaCATTCggcaactttttttaaattttacatgaaaGAAATGAGGGACACTATAGCATTTAAAAGTCTATCGcaagaagatttaaataagataatggAATTGATTGAGAAAAGTAAATTTGAAGTCAGCACTGATCAATTTTCTTTGTCACCACCACCACCTAAGAAAtctaaaacataa